One window of Cryptobacterium curtum DSM 15641 genomic DNA carries:
- the rpmF gene encoding 50S ribosomal protein L32 — MAVPKGKKGRARTHARRSVHDRIAQPARSVCPKCGEVKLPHRVCPSCGFYRDREVIETA, encoded by the coding sequence ATGGCAGTACCTAAAGGGAAAAAGGGTCGTGCTCGCACCCATGCCCGTCGTTCCGTTCACGACAGGATTGCCCAGCCCGCTCGGAGCGTTTGCCCCAAGTGTGGTGAAGTAAAGCTTCCGCATCGTGTATGCCCAAGCTGTGGCTTCTATCGCGACCGTGAGGTCATTGAGACGGCTTAG
- the plsX gene encoding phosphate acyltransferase PlsX, with protein MNDTVTIAVDALGGDAGASVVLPGVAAALAQDSHLQVILCGPADIVEPFAREHERCQAQVTTEEIAMGEHPATAVRKKRDSSLVVGCRLVKEDRAQGFFSAGSTGAVLAAGTMVVGRIKGVARPALCTVLPSPAKPVILCDCGANADCKPEYLLQFAQMASIYAKTVLGRENPRVALLNIGSEEAKGSRLAQEAHALLKDKFPGFAGNAEGNDVLAGSFDVFVTDGFTGNVCLKTIEGTARTLMGALSGVFRANPLTMLAAALVKGGLVDLKRSLSSDETGAAPLLGVRGAIMVGHGSSNEQAVKNGVLTSARVARLGVSKIIAQTILPETASGTIIEGK; from the coding sequence ATGAACGATACCGTTACGATAGCAGTTGATGCCCTTGGTGGAGACGCTGGCGCATCGGTGGTACTCCCTGGTGTCGCAGCCGCTCTTGCGCAGGATTCGCACCTGCAGGTTATTCTCTGCGGGCCGGCCGATATCGTAGAGCCGTTTGCACGCGAGCATGAGCGCTGTCAAGCTCAGGTGACAACCGAAGAAATCGCGATGGGTGAACATCCAGCGACGGCCGTGCGGAAGAAACGTGATTCTTCGCTGGTGGTGGGGTGTCGCCTTGTGAAGGAAGATCGTGCGCAAGGGTTCTTTTCGGCTGGATCAACCGGTGCGGTATTAGCTGCGGGTACGATGGTGGTTGGACGCATTAAGGGGGTGGCTCGCCCGGCGCTTTGTACCGTTCTTCCATCGCCTGCGAAACCGGTTATCCTCTGTGATTGTGGAGCGAATGCCGACTGTAAGCCTGAATATCTGCTCCAGTTCGCCCAGATGGCGTCGATCTATGCTAAAACGGTGCTTGGTCGCGAAAATCCACGTGTTGCGCTTTTGAATATCGGGTCTGAAGAAGCAAAGGGAAGTCGACTAGCTCAAGAGGCTCACGCGCTTTTGAAAGACAAGTTCCCTGGCTTTGCGGGTAATGCCGAGGGCAACGATGTACTTGCGGGTTCGTTTGACGTGTTTGTCACCGATGGATTTACTGGCAATGTTTGCTTGAAGACCATCGAAGGCACTGCTCGCACGCTGATGGGTGCCTTGTCTGGTGTCTTTCGGGCAAATCCTCTTACCATGCTTGCTGCTGCTCTGGTAAAAGGGGGACTTGTTGATTTGAAACGGTCTCTTTCCTCAGACGAAACAGGTGCAGCGCCACTGCTCGGAGTGCGTGGTGCAATAATGGTGGGGCATGGCTCGTCAAACGAGCAAGCAGTCAAAAACGGGGTGCTTACTTCAGCACGCGTTGCCCGCCTGGGGGTTTCTAAAATAATCGCGCAAACGATTCTGCCTGAAACTGCCTCGGGTACAATTATCGAGGGAAAATAA
- the rnc gene encoding ribonuclease III, which produces MVTHDEQREKLDRAQEVLGYRFSDEHFLLSAITHPSAVEGMPVKFSYERLEFLGDSILGAVVADAAFHRFPDLDEGGLTRIKVSLVAGSSLSQVANELGFADFIIFGQSEAGTGRRGLHSALENVYEAVVAALYLDGGMEVARSFIVQTLLGYMSIDMAREPENPKSALQEKLQEDGITPTYKLIETQGPPHDRTFVAAVYAGLQALARGVGRTKKEAESKAAQTALSHLPDEKHKRHKDKGKDKAEHRKKGATSHSQDNDTGEKPIPDTVASNTAGRE; this is translated from the coding sequence ATGGTTACGCACGATGAACAGCGCGAAAAACTCGATCGCGCTCAAGAGGTTTTAGGGTATCGCTTTTCAGATGAGCACTTTTTGTTATCGGCTATTACGCATCCCTCTGCAGTTGAGGGCATGCCGGTTAAGTTTTCCTATGAACGGCTTGAATTTTTAGGCGATAGCATTTTAGGGGCTGTCGTTGCTGATGCCGCATTTCATCGGTTTCCCGATCTTGACGAAGGCGGCCTGACACGCATTAAGGTGTCTCTCGTGGCTGGATCTTCGTTATCCCAGGTAGCTAATGAATTGGGATTTGCCGATTTTATTATCTTTGGCCAGTCTGAAGCAGGTACTGGTCGTCGTGGTCTGCATTCAGCACTCGAAAATGTCTACGAGGCTGTGGTGGCCGCTTTGTATTTGGATGGCGGCATGGAAGTTGCTCGCTCCTTTATTGTTCAAACCCTGCTTGGTTACATGAGCATTGACATGGCGCGCGAACCGGAAAATCCTAAGAGTGCGCTGCAAGAAAAACTGCAGGAGGATGGCATTACTCCTACCTATAAACTTATTGAAACGCAGGGGCCACCGCATGATCGTACATTTGTTGCAGCGGTATATGCGGGCCTGCAAGCGCTTGCGCGAGGGGTTGGGCGCACGAAGAAAGAAGCGGAGAGCAAGGCGGCTCAGACAGCGCTTTCCCATCTGCCCGACGAAAAGCATAAGCGGCATAAAGATAAGGGTAAAGATAAAGCTGAACATCGCAAGAAGGGTGCTACGAGTCATTCTCAAGATAACGATACGGGCGAAAAGCCGATACCGGATACGGTGGCATCGAACACGGCAGGGCGGGAGTAA
- the smc gene encoding chromosome segregation protein SMC — protein MHLKSLVLKGFKSFADRSVLSFEPGITAVVGPNGSGKSNVSDAVLWVLGERNAKNLRGQAMEDVIFAGSAVRKPVSVAEVELILDNTDGTLPVEYSEVSIARRMYRSGESEYLINGTIARRMDVLDILHDSGLGTGTHSIISQGHLASILQSRPEDRRALIEEAAGVLKHKQRKARSERKLERMDASLTRVRDIVAEVERTLRPLERKARRALAYKEVSAELAQVKLGLSVDDLRKLQVSWDEARTRDTQLTDKLSDMRATIEHAEKQAETLQHRLQVETADAGQATALLRRAEGISDKLDSNVLVLREKKRSLASYLAEMQLSLEAGTSRLQEAEGRQQEAREAADAAVQAREAADAALKRAQDEADEIQAHKRVLQQKSDEATRARRDALAQLEAARARQAQMLKQLAENEAAEEMLSTQTAQLTERLEAARRTAQVADEAQVDAQAACEAARVSDETAREAVGKALHERDKARGVVDQARNDRDSAQARFKGLEELERARTQENPLRAWGANAAAQPSGPARILEAIRVSDSQMEPLVSQVLADDVWALVARDESEAFNLIDRALAADTVGSISVAYGAQVDTRAQSLSDAPSGAVCLLDYVEADPTVQEALQSLSGDVLVCKTLDDARGACRAGWRAVTPDGVMALPTGTIHLLRADAEGSSARDALSVHGRLEEARKAADSAEKALAAAQQRVVAAEDNLRQHQAKNLETSQALAQAKGMAASAAEDARRAAEDLKGLEREAESLAESRRAARAALDASRPDAAALDDRIRALSVTIDEATSTINELRDQLAPVRSQADRAVANLAEAKLASATAKERTDYAARILIAREQDIKQARRAQLSLSEGIQRKGIAASRIDPLLTSLETLCAAARSRAARLETASVASQEATAALHEQINVAREEVRKAHDAFDTANEHLSDLRVEAGRLEMRVEAAISTIVDECATPLETALSLPELDDRSTAEASAFKLQRKIDGMGTVNPDAAEEYEQLKERFDYLNTQLEDMLTARRSLARIVTIIDERMKDDFANTFARVDDNFRRIFEVLFPGGSGSLELVDPDDMENTGVEVNAQPSGKRILKMSLMSGGEKSLVALALLFAVYKTRSTPFYILDEVEAALDDTNLRRLAAYLDSIRHETQFIMITHQRRTMEMADVLYGISMQADGVTKVMSQRLDKALRYAEG, from the coding sequence ATGCATCTGAAGTCGCTCGTTCTTAAGGGCTTCAAGTCGTTTGCAGATCGCAGTGTCTTGTCGTTTGAGCCAGGTATCACCGCTGTAGTGGGCCCTAATGGGTCGGGGAAGTCAAACGTTTCTGATGCCGTGCTGTGGGTTTTAGGCGAACGAAATGCAAAAAACCTACGTGGTCAGGCAATGGAAGACGTTATCTTTGCCGGTTCAGCGGTGCGAAAACCAGTGTCTGTTGCCGAAGTGGAGCTTATATTAGACAACACTGATGGCACGCTTCCGGTGGAATATTCTGAAGTGTCCATTGCCCGTCGCATGTATCGCAGCGGCGAAAGCGAATACCTGATTAATGGAACGATTGCCCGCCGTATGGATGTGCTCGACATTCTGCATGACTCAGGGCTTGGAACCGGTACCCATTCGATTATCTCGCAGGGGCATTTGGCCTCGATATTGCAGAGTCGTCCTGAAGATCGGCGTGCCCTTATTGAAGAGGCCGCTGGCGTGCTCAAGCATAAGCAGCGCAAAGCGCGCAGCGAACGGAAGCTCGAACGTATGGATGCGAGCTTGACGCGTGTGCGCGATATTGTGGCAGAGGTTGAACGAACGCTGCGTCCGCTCGAGCGTAAAGCACGTCGTGCGCTGGCCTATAAAGAAGTTTCTGCTGAACTCGCGCAGGTCAAGCTTGGTCTTTCTGTTGATGATTTACGTAAACTGCAAGTATCGTGGGATGAAGCGCGTACGCGTGATACCCAGCTTACCGATAAACTTTCAGATATGCGTGCCACTATAGAGCACGCCGAAAAGCAAGCCGAGACACTTCAACATCGTTTGCAGGTTGAAACGGCTGATGCTGGTCAGGCGACAGCACTGCTTCGTCGGGCGGAAGGCATATCGGATAAGCTCGACTCAAATGTCCTTGTATTGCGTGAAAAGAAGCGTTCGCTTGCTTCTTACCTCGCTGAAATGCAGCTTTCCCTTGAAGCAGGTACGAGCCGCTTACAAGAAGCCGAAGGACGTCAGCAGGAAGCGCGTGAAGCGGCCGATGCAGCAGTTCAGGCGCGCGAGGCAGCCGATGCAGCATTGAAGCGCGCACAAGATGAAGCGGATGAAATACAGGCGCACAAACGAGTGCTTCAGCAGAAAAGCGATGAAGCCACCCGTGCGCGACGCGATGCGTTGGCTCAGTTAGAGGCAGCGCGCGCTCGCCAGGCGCAGATGCTCAAGCAGCTTGCTGAAAATGAAGCGGCTGAAGAAATGCTTTCTACGCAGACAGCGCAGCTAACCGAACGTCTCGAAGCTGCGCGCCGTACAGCACAGGTAGCCGATGAAGCACAGGTGGATGCTCAAGCAGCGTGCGAAGCAGCACGTGTGTCTGACGAGACAGCCCGTGAGGCTGTGGGCAAGGCGCTTCATGAACGCGATAAAGCGCGTGGTGTTGTTGACCAGGCCCGTAACGATCGTGACAGTGCCCAAGCGCGATTTAAAGGGCTTGAGGAACTTGAGCGTGCACGCACGCAAGAAAACCCGCTGCGCGCGTGGGGCGCTAATGCCGCCGCTCAACCATCGGGCCCCGCACGTATTCTTGAAGCGATTCGAGTATCCGACAGCCAAATGGAACCACTGGTCAGTCAAGTACTTGCCGATGATGTCTGGGCGCTTGTTGCCCGTGATGAATCTGAGGCCTTCAACCTTATCGATCGTGCCTTGGCCGCTGATACCGTGGGGAGTATCTCAGTTGCCTATGGAGCCCAGGTTGATACTCGGGCTCAGTCTTTGTCCGATGCCCCTTCTGGTGCGGTGTGTTTGCTTGACTACGTGGAAGCGGATCCCACTGTTCAGGAAGCGCTTCAGTCGCTTTCTGGCGATGTACTTGTGTGCAAGACCCTTGATGATGCGCGTGGCGCATGTCGGGCGGGGTGGCGTGCAGTAACGCCTGACGGTGTTATGGCATTACCTACCGGCACAATTCATCTGTTGAGGGCTGATGCCGAAGGATCGAGCGCGCGAGATGCTCTATCAGTTCATGGTCGTCTTGAAGAAGCGCGAAAGGCGGCAGATAGTGCTGAAAAGGCGCTTGCTGCGGCGCAACAGCGGGTAGTAGCAGCTGAAGATAATTTACGACAGCACCAGGCAAAAAATCTTGAGACATCACAGGCGCTCGCGCAGGCAAAGGGCATGGCTGCTTCGGCAGCTGAAGATGCTCGTCGTGCTGCGGAAGACCTAAAAGGGCTTGAACGCGAGGCTGAATCTCTTGCTGAATCACGTCGCGCTGCGCGTGCGGCACTTGATGCTTCACGTCCTGATGCCGCTGCTCTTGATGATCGCATTCGTGCATTGTCGGTTACTATTGACGAGGCCACCTCGACCATAAACGAACTTCGTGACCAACTGGCGCCGGTGCGCAGCCAGGCTGATCGAGCAGTAGCCAATCTCGCTGAAGCAAAACTTGCCAGTGCTACAGCTAAAGAGCGGACCGATTACGCGGCTCGTATCCTGATTGCGCGCGAGCAGGATATCAAACAGGCACGCCGCGCTCAGTTGTCGTTGAGCGAAGGCATCCAGCGTAAGGGGATAGCTGCCAGTCGTATCGACCCATTACTTACTTCTCTTGAGACTCTTTGCGCGGCCGCCCGCAGTCGGGCCGCGCGGCTTGAGACAGCTTCCGTTGCTTCGCAGGAAGCAACCGCAGCACTTCACGAACAGATTAATGTGGCTCGTGAAGAAGTTCGGAAAGCGCACGATGCGTTTGATACAGCCAACGAGCATCTTTCGGATTTACGTGTTGAAGCAGGCCGTTTGGAGATGCGTGTTGAAGCGGCTATTTCGACAATCGTCGATGAATGTGCCACACCTTTAGAAACAGCCCTTTCCCTTCCGGAATTGGATGACCGGAGTACGGCGGAAGCATCTGCATTTAAACTACAGCGGAAAATAGATGGTATGGGGACGGTTAATCCTGATGCCGCAGAGGAATATGAGCAACTCAAAGAGCGCTTCGACTATTTGAATACCCAGCTCGAAGATATGTTAACCGCTCGTCGCAGCCTAGCGCGTATTGTTACTATTATTGACGAGCGTATGAAGGATGACTTTGCCAATACCTTCGCACGCGTTGATGATAATTTCCGCCGCATCTTTGAAGTGTTGTTCCCTGGTGGATCGGGGTCGCTCGAATTGGTTGATCCTGACGACATGGAAAACACGGGTGTTGAAGTGAATGCACAGCCATCAGGCAAGCGCATTCTAAAAATGTCCCTTATGTCGGGCGGTGAAAAATCACTGGTTGCGCTGGCATTGCTCTTTGCTGTATATAAAACTCGGTCAACACCATTTTATATTCTCGACGAAGTTGAAGCAGCGCTTGACGATACAAATTTGCGGCGTCTTGCAGCATATCTTGATTCAATCCGTCACGAGACGCAGTTTATTATGATCACACACCAGCGCCGCACGATGGAGATGGCCGATGTGCTGTACGGCATTTCGATGCAGGCCGATGGTGTTACCAAGGTGATGAGCCAGCGTCTTGATAAGGCGCTTCGCTACGCGGAAGGATAA